The DNA sequence GTACGGTCCAGGAGTGTCAGGGAAGCATTGAGTTCCTGGAGATCGACCTGGTCGCGGTCAAAGGCCGGAAGACACCGGTGCGGGTCTTTGAACCCCTGGCTCTCAAAGAGGAATTGACCATCTCCCAGGCGAGGGTCCAGGCCGCCTTTGACGAAGGTCTAAAGCTCTACCGCCGAGGCCATTTTGAACAAGCCGCGCTGTCTTTTGAACTGTCCTTGAAATACTGGCCGGAACATGGACCCAGTCAGACATTCCGACGGCGCTGCCAGGAATGGTTGAACAAACCGCCGGCTGCCGACTGGGATGCAGTCTTTCGCCCGGATAAAAAATAAGGTACTACATCAGCAGCACCGGCCGGCTTATTCGTAGGGACGAATCTGGTATTTGTCCCAAGCAGGTGCAGGAATCAGACTCGAGACCTAAAACCAAGAGGCGGTCAATCGGGATCGGAAACGCATCTGCTTTCGACTTGTGTCGGAGCCGGTTTTTGTGGTAGAGATTATGGCAGAGGCCATTCTTTGGAAAACACCAGCAAACCGGGAAAATTATCTGGCGGCAATTTGCCGGCTCCGATGTGTTTAACTTGGAACTCGAAACTTATTTTCTGACCGGAAACCGCAATGTGAGGTACCGGTCCTGTTTTCACTCTTCAAAATCTGATGGTGCTAATTCGCACAGGAGGCGGTGGCGTGCTACGGATTAATCTTGTAAAAGAAATGGTGCCCAAACTGGTGGTATGGGGTATAGCGCTCTGGTTGGCATCCAGTGGCATCGGCTACGCCCAAACCTATAAAATAACGCAATCCAGGCAGGAGATCTTTTCATCGCCGGATTTTGCCAGCCCCTCGGTGGTCACTGCCCCCGAAGGAGCCGAATTAATGGTTATTCAGCAGGCCGGGGAATGGTACCAGGTGGAGTATCAGGGTAAAAAAGGCTGGGTGCATCAGCAGGCCTTTCCGAGCAGCAGAAAGTTCGATCTAACAACGATTCTTCGGGGCCGAGCCGTCCAAGAAACCAAAACTGACGAGGTAGCCCTGGCCAGCAAGGGTTTCACTCCCGAGGTCGAGGCAGGTTATCGCCAGAAGCATCCGACGTTGAATTATGCCCTGGTTGATGAGGTGGAAAAGTTTGGGGTCACGCCCAATAGACTCCAGGCTTTTATCAAGGAAGGGGGATTACAGCCATGAAACGAGGCTTCGGTAAGATGGTTGGCCTAGTGCTAACGTCCCTCTGTCTCTACGGCTGCGCCCAAGTCATTGCCTCCATTCCCGGCGTACCCGAGAGCATCAAACCGGCGGCGGATATCGCCGAGAAAGCCGGGGTTAAGGCCCTCGAGGCCTCCCGGGAAATCAGTGATTCGGAGGAATATTACCTCGGCCGCGCCGTAGCCGCCCGCATCCTGTCGCGCTATCCCCTGTATAAGAATCAAGTATTAACCGCCTACGTCAATGAGGTGGGACAGACCGTGGCCCGTAAATCCATCCGGCCTCAGACTTATAAGGGCTATCACTTTGCAGTGCTGGATAGTCAGGAAGCCAACTCCTTCGCCTGTCCGGGAGGGATCATCTTCATTACTAGAGGGATGATCAAGGCCTGTGCCAACGAAGATCAATTGGCTGCAGTGCTGGCCCATGAGGTAGGGCACATTGCCAATCGGGACGGCATCGCTTCCATCAGCCAGGCGCGCTGGACCGAAGTGGCCACTACCATCGGCACTGAGGCCGCCAAACAATACGGCGGCAGTCTGGGACAGATGGTCAGCCTCTTTGAAGGCTCCATCGACGACGTTTTCAAAACCGTGATTGTCAACGGCTACAGCCGTACCGCCGAGGAGAATGCCGACCGGGAAGGAGTGGAAACCCTCAAACGGGCCGGTTATAATCCTCAGGCTATGGTGGCCATCCTTACGGCCATGAGCACCAAAGGGGGAACTGGTGGCATCCTGGGCACTCATCCGGACGTTAAAGACCGGTTGGCTAATATCAAATTCATTGCCCAAGCAGCCCATACCCGGATGGAACCGGCCCGCAGCAAGCGGTTTAAGGCTTTGAAACTCTAACGTGGTTTGAGGTTTTGAGAGAGGGCTAGGGCTGGCGGATTCTCTATGAAGGCCATTCTTGCAGGAGCGTCCGCACAGCATGAAAACTCCTTCCCAGCAGCACAGGATTTCCAGCCTATGCAACAGTTATTATTTAACTGCGGCGGGAGGCGCTTCGCTTTCCGCCCTACTTTCCTTAGTAACAACCGGAACCAGAAACTTAATTTTCTTTACAGTGAGGATACTTGGCCCCGAGGTGTTTCTTAAGCCGACCCCGAGGTGCAATAGGCTGAACCCCCAAAATTCCGCATGACTATCCCTGGCGCCGCGATCAAAATTTTTCCGACCAGCGCTGCTCTACAGGACTTTCTACTGGCCCAGTCGCCCGGAGCTTTAATCATTGTGCCCCATATGCGGCTGGCGTACCAAGTCTGGCGGCGACAGCGTCTGGCGGCGAGGGCTGCGGGTCGTTTGGCCTGGGAACCTCTGGCCATGACTACCCTTTCGGGTTGGTGGCATCAGCTTTGCCAACAGCTCTGGTTGCCGGTGCAGCCGGCCTCCTATCTGCAACGGATGTCCTGCTGGCTACAGGCAATGGCGGCTGCGCCTCCCCCTGAAGGCGTTGAAGCTGATTTGGCCTGGGCCGCCGCCCTGGATGAAGCACTGGATCTGATCGAGCGGTATCAGATTCCTCCGGCCGCCGGAGCCTACGGGGAATCCGCCCTCATCGCCTGGCGTCGGCCTGTGATTCGAGAGTTCTTGGACCTCCTGAGGCAGAAAGGCTCTATCACCCCCGCCGCCCTGCCGTCCTACCTGCTCCAGGCCCTCCAATCGGGCAGTCTCAGTTGGCCGGAAAAAATCCTGTTGGTGGGCATGGAAACTCCCGCTCCGGTTGAGCAGGAGTGGCTGACTGCCGTAGCACGGAAGTGTCCTCTCATACAGCTAATCCTGGTAGGTCGAGAGGATACGGCCAGGTACGCAATCACCCTGCCGGACCGGCGTCAGGAGATGGATTGGGTGGCTGCCAAGGTCTTGGAACTGGCCGATCAGGAGCAGATACCACTGCACCGCCTAGCCGTTACTGCTCCCAATCTTACCGAGTATCTTCCGGAACTGCGGCGTATCTGGCGGGAATTATTAGGGCCGGGCATGACCCCGGAAGGCTGTTGGTGTAATTTTTCTTTGGGAGATTGCCTGGCCGAGACCCAGATTTTTCACGCTGCCCTGCTGCCCCTGCGCTTTAGGACCTATGGTGAGCTCCGGGAGGACCTGGCCGCCTGGCTGCTCTCGCCCTATTACCAGGAATTCAGTCCTCAGCAGGCCGCGATCCTGCAATGGGACCTGATCTGGCGCCGGTCCAGAATCGCCTATGATTGGCCGGCTCTCCGCCGGGCGGCGTCTGAGGCTGACCGGACGGGATTGGAACCGGCGTTGTTGTCCCGGCTCGATAGGATCATTTCGTGTCTGCCATTGGACCCTGCTCCCGCCGGTATTTGGACTAAACGTCTGCAAGCTGTCTGGGAACAGTCGGGGTTTCCCGGGAGGCTATCGCCGTTAGAGGAACGATCGTATCAGCATCTACAGGAACTCCTCAGGGATCTGACCGCCTTGGAAGGCAGTTCTGAGTTGAGCGGGTCCACCTTGATCGAGTGGCTGAACCTCGGGGCGCGACAGATTGATCTGCCCGGCGAGGGCACTCAGGAAGCCGGAGTCCAGATTTTGGGTCTGCTGGAGCTTCGGGGCCTGGATTTCGACGCTGTCTTCTGTATGGGCCTCAATATGGGGGTTTTCCCGCCGCCGCCCCGCCCCTTGCCGCTGCTCACGGCCTCGGAGCGGGTCCTAGTCTTGGGGGGAACTTACCAGGGCCAACAGCAGTTTGCAGAGCAGGCCTACAGAAACCTGCAGGCCGTCGCTCCCCGTCTGATCTGCACGCGCCCCTTGGTGCAGCAGGAGGAGGAACAAACCCCCAGCTTTTTAATCGATCAGACCTGGCGGCAGGAAACCTGCTCTCCCCTGAGTCGGCCCCATCCGGCCTGGCTGCGCTCCCCGGCAGTCCGGGTAGTTTTTCAGGCCCCCGCAAGTGGGGGAGCCATTCTGAACAAGGAGTTGACGTCTGTTAAACTGCCGTCTGAGATCTCCCTTTCGGCCCTCATGACAGCGCTTGCCTGTCCCTGCCAGTTTTATTTTTCCGTACTTTTAGGCCTGCAGGAATTGCCCGAAATCGACTCCGGACTGCCGCCACCGGAGCGCGGCAGCGCCCTGCATCAAGTCCTGGAGAGGTTTACCCGCCGGTTTTCTCAGGCCATTCAAGAATCCGATCACTGGAACGAGGCTGCGGCATTAAACTGCCTCCAGATAGTCATGGAAGAATTCCAGTCCTGGGCGAAGGCCGACCCCCACTGGCAGGCTGAGTTAGAGCGCTGGCTGGCCCCGGAGGGGGGGGTGCTACGGGAATGGCTCCAGCAAGAGCGGCAGCACTATGAGAACGGCTGGCGCTGGCTGGTAATGGAAGCCCCTTTTGCCGGGCTGCGGCTGCCTGACTGGCCCGGCTCGATACGCGGCCGTATCGACCGGATAGACTGGCATAAGGAACAGGGCTTGATGCTCTGGGATTATAAAAGCGGTAATGTTCCGAAACAGAGAGACCTTGAAGAAGATCGAAGTCAGTTTCAATTGCCGGGCTACCTTCTGGCGGTGCAGCATGGCCTCATCCCGACCCTCCCGCGGCAACAGGCCCGGGCCGGGATCATCGGTTTGAAGTCCAGCCGCCAGGACCATCTCAGGTTTGAGGATTATGGTCTGTCAGCCGGGGATTGGCGACGGCTGCTGAGCCTGAAATTGGCTGCAGTTGCCAAAGTAGGCAAGAAAGTGCAACAGGGAGATTTCCGTCCTGACCCTTCACTGCCCCCGCCCGGGAAAGGCAACTCCTGTACCTACTGCCCTTTTCATCTCCTATGCGGCTATCGGCCTGAGGATGTAGCGGAGGAGGACGAATGACCGCCATGGCGCCGGTGGATCAGCGTGACCGTGAGTTAGCGGTTAATCCTTCATACAGTGTTCATGTCGAAGCACCGGCCGGGTCCGGCAAAACCACCGTGTTGTTAAAACGGTATCTCACCCTGTTGGCCAGAGTGGAGGAGCCGGAAGAAGTTCTGGCTCTGACCTTCACCCGCAAAGCCGCCGGGGAGCTTCGGGCCCGTATCCAACAGCAACTGCAGGGTGGAACTGAGCAACCGAGCGACGTCGCACCTTCTCAACATGCCGTCGAGCTGCGGGAGTTGGCCCAGACCGTCAGCCACCAGCAGGCAGATAAAAAAAACGGTTACTTTGAACGCCTGCAGATTTCCACTTTTCATAGTTTCTGCGCCCAACTGCTGCGACTGGCCCCCCACAACGCCAACCTGCCCCCAGACTTCCAATTGATAGAAGACCGGGAGGCAGATTGGCTTAAAAAAGAAGCCATTGAGCTCATGCGCCGACGGCTGGCCACCCTTCCAGCCAGCGATCCGGTCCGCCAAACCCTGGTGCGGCGGTTGGTGCGGCTAAACAATGACTGGCCCCGCCTGGCCGCCGAACTCCGTGAGTTGCTGTCTCGTCGGGAAGTATTGGGGGATTTCATCGCCCTGGCGCGAGAAAGCCGCGACCCGGAAGCATATAAAGCCATCTTGCTGAATCATCTGATTGAAATCTGGCAGCCCGAACTCGATCACCTGCAGAAGGAATTTTTAGGTTGCGAACTCGGTCGCAACTGGTCGGCTTTTTACCGCTATCTGGCCGATGCCGGAGCCGGCTTGGCCGACGACTTGCCGGAATCCATCCCAGAGGCTCAGGTATCGGCCTTGCCCGATTGGGGGAAAATCGCCAGGGGCCTTTTAACCAAAGAAGGCTCATGCTACCGCACCTTTCCGGCGAGATCAGGTTTCCCAAAAAAAATGCGGGAAAGCGTCTGGGGCGGGTTGCTCCAAAATCTGCCGGAGACGTTGGTGCCGCAGCTCCGCCGGTTGAAGGAGCAGCCCTCGATTCTCTTGCAGCCGGATGAAGTCCCCGCCGTGCAAGACCTTATCATCCTTCTGAATCAGGCGTTAACTGCGTATGAGGAGCTCTGCCAGACCCGGCGGGTGTTGGATTTCAGCGCCTTGGAACAGGCCGCCCTCAACTTACTGTCGGATAAGAATATTCCTGATCTGCTCTGGCGCCTGGACCGCCGCCTGTCCCATCTGCTGGTGGATGAATTCCAGGATACCAGCGCCAGGCAGATGGAGTTGCTGTGCCGCCTGCTTACAGGTTGGAGTGGAGACCTCGGCCGCAGTCTCATGGTGGTAGGCGATCCCAAGCAGTCCATCTATGGATGGCGGCAGGCCAGAGTGGAGCTCTTTTTCCAGACGCGCCGGCAAAAACGGCTGCCCTGTCCCGAAGCGCCGCCATTCACAACCCTCACCCTGAGCACCAATTTCCGATCTACCAGCACGCTGATCCAATGGGTGAATAACGTGTTCGGCCAGACTATCATGAAAGCCGGTGAAAGGAATGGGGTAGAATTTTCAGAGGCTGTAGCCAAACCTGACGCCAAGCAGGGCGACCCGCCGCAACTGGCCCTATTCACTGCCGCTGACCGAAGTTTGGGGCGCAAACAGGAGGCCAACTGGCTGGCCCGGCAGGTCAGTCTGAAGGTGAAGAACATAGCTGCAGGAGAGAGCATCGGCATCCTGCTCTTTACCCGGCGCCAGCTTCCCGCCTATCTTCTGGCCTGCCAGAATGCCGGGCTAAGTCTGCGGGTGCGGGAAGGATTGGCGTTATACGACAGTCTGGCGGTGCAGCATCTCCACAATGCGGTTACTGCCTTGGTGCATCCGCATGATGACATTGCCTGGGCGGGATTGCTTCAGGGCTTCGCCGGGCCGCAGCCGCTCGGTTTCTTGGCTCAAGTGGCGGATTATCAGGAAGAATTCTGGTCAAAGAAGTTAGAGGCCTGTGCCGTCTCGAACGACTGCCCCGCGGAAGTGCGGCAATGGTGGCGAGTCTGCGCCGAGGCCGGAAAGATGGTAGGGCGGGCGCCGCTGCACGAGATTTTGGCGGAGTGGCTGTCGACAGCAGGCGGCTGGGAGCGGATCGCCGCCTGGGAGGGGGCTGCCGGAGTGGCCAATGCCAGAGTCTATCTGGACCTCCTGGCGACTGCCGCGTCGTGTACGCCAGAGGCTACCCTGGCCCGGCTCACCGATCTCTTGACCCAGGCTTTCCAGCCGGCGGATCCCCGGGCGAAGGACTCACCAGTGGAGGTGCTCACCGTACATGCCGCCAAGGGGCTGGAATTTGACCATGTTTTTCTGCCTTCGGGCGATTGGCAGCCACTTTTGACCGGGAAAAGCGATACACCGTTCCTGATGGAGGAAACATCGTCTGCCGGCGGGGCCGTTATCGCCTTAAACTGCGCCTATGCCGGTAAAGAACAGAGCCTGCTTTACCACACCTTGCGGGATCTGGCCAAACAACGCCTGCTGAGCGAGGCTCGCCGGTTATTCTACGTGGCCGTCACCCGGGCCAAGAAATCTCTTCAGATATCGGGGGTGATCAAAACCGATAAGGCCGGAAATTGTCAGTTTCCAGCCAACAGCCCCCTCGGCTGGCTGCGGCAGCATTACCCTGACGGCGAACTATATCCCGGCCAAAAATCAATATGGCAACCGCCGCCCCTGCCGGTGTCGGTTTTTCAGGAAATCTCTGAACTGCTGCTCCCCACCGGAGAGACCAAGACACCGCCATTGCCCTATGATCTTCAACCCGAGCTTTTACCCTACAAAATGCAGTTTCCCTCCCAGCTCTCTGGTTCGGAGGCAAACAATGATTCAGATCAGAGTAACCGGTTTACGTCTGATGAGGATACCGCTGGTGAAGAAATTACCCTGGCCCGACTGCGAGGGGAGATTATCCATCGGTTGTTGGAAACTCTTTCCCGGGGGGTACCCCTGCCCGAACCCGCCGCCGTGGCCTCGGTTCTGCGGTCGGCAGGTGTTTCGGCAGAATACGCCCTGGACTTGGCAGACGAGATGCTGGCTGAAGTCAAGGCCTGCCGGGATGACCCGTTCCTGGCGCCGCTGCTTGATGCAAATCTGCCGGTAGTCCGAAGCGAATGGCTGGTGGAAGCCTGGCAGGACTCTGCCACCATCCGCCGGGGACGGCTAGACCGGTTGGTGTTTGACGGCTACCAGTGGTGGCTTCTGGATTACAAGACCTCGCGTCCCCCCGTCGGCATAGATTGGGAAACATTTCTTGCTTCTGAGACCGACGCATACCGTCCCCAATTGCTGGCCTACCGAGAGCTGGCGGCTCGCTTTTTCCAGCTTGCCTCCCCGGAAATGATCCAACCTGTCCTTTACTTCACTGCCAACCGCCGACATATCTTTCTTTAACGGGCTCCAAGTTGCCGAATATAGCACTTGCCAAAAGTCTGACCGATTGAGATTGAGGGCGGCTATCGTAGAAGTGGGTCTGAGATCCACACCTACAAAAAAACAACAATATTAGGGGTTAGGGTAGGATTGTTCTTCATCTTTTCCTCAACACGCCTAACTGGTACTTATTTTAACCGGAAACCGGAAACTGGACACAGCAGAAACCAAAAACGGTAAGATATTGACAGCTAGTCGAAAAAACAGTACATGTTTAACTTATTCAGTTTGAGGGAGCGACTCATGGTTGATAAAGCAAAGTTTATCTGGTTGGACGGCAAATTTATCCCTTGGGATCAGGCCCAGGTTCACATTCTGACTCACACCCTGCATTATGGATTGGGTGTTTTCGAGGGGGTCCGCGCCTATCAGTGCGCCAATGGGCGGACGGCTATCTTCCGGTTGCCGGAACATACCCGGCGATTATTTGATTCGGCCCATATCCTGCAGATGGAAATTCCATTTTCGGAGGATGACATCAACCAGGCCTGTATTGAGGCCTTGCGCCAAAATGATCAAAAAGAGGCATACCTACGCCCCCTGATTTTTATCGGCGATGGTGCTATGGGTCTGCACCCCCAAAATAATCCTATCCGAGTCGCCGTTATTACCTGGGTCTGGGGGGCATATCTGGGCGACGAAGGTCTGCTCTCCGGTATCCGCCTCAAAACCTCCTCTTTCACCCGCCACCATGTGAATGTTATGATGACCAGCGCCAAAGGCGTGGGCAATTATGTCAATTCCATTCTGGCGAAACGTGAGGTCACCAAAGCCGGTTATGATGAAGCCCTGCTGCTGGATACGGCTGGCTACGTGGCAGAGGCATCCGGAGAAAACATCTTTATGGTTAAAAACGGGATCATTAAGACCCCGCCGTCAACCTCTATCTTGCCGGGCATCACTCGCGATTGCGTGATTGTAATCGCCAAGGATTTAGGTATTCCAATTCAGGAAGCGCGCTTTTCGAGGGACGATCTCTATATCGCCGACGAAGCTTTCCTATCCGGCACTGCCGCCGAAATCACTCCGGTTCGCGAGCTTGACGACCGTCGTATCGGCACCGGCAAGCCTGGTCCTATTACCAAAAAAATTCAGGAAACCTATTTCGATGCGGTCCATGGGAAAAAACCCCGCTACGATTCATGGCTGACCTACGTTTAGCCTG is a window from the Desulfobacca acetoxidans DSM 11109 genome containing:
- a CDS encoding branched-chain amino acid transaminase encodes the protein MVDKAKFIWLDGKFIPWDQAQVHILTHTLHYGLGVFEGVRAYQCANGRTAIFRLPEHTRRLFDSAHILQMEIPFSEDDINQACIEALRQNDQKEAYLRPLIFIGDGAMGLHPQNNPIRVAVITWVWGAYLGDEGLLSGIRLKTSSFTRHHVNVMMTSAKGVGNYVNSILAKREVTKAGYDEALLLDTAGYVAEASGENIFMVKNGIIKTPPSTSILPGITRDCVIVIAKDLGIPIQEARFSRDDLYIADEAFLSGTAAEITPVRELDDRRIGTGKPGPITKKIQETYFDAVHGKKPRYDSWLTYV
- a CDS encoding UvrD-helicase domain-containing protein yields the protein MTAMAPVDQRDRELAVNPSYSVHVEAPAGSGKTTVLLKRYLTLLARVEEPEEVLALTFTRKAAGELRARIQQQLQGGTEQPSDVAPSQHAVELRELAQTVSHQQADKKNGYFERLQISTFHSFCAQLLRLAPHNANLPPDFQLIEDREADWLKKEAIELMRRRLATLPASDPVRQTLVRRLVRLNNDWPRLAAELRELLSRREVLGDFIALARESRDPEAYKAILLNHLIEIWQPELDHLQKEFLGCELGRNWSAFYRYLADAGAGLADDLPESIPEAQVSALPDWGKIARGLLTKEGSCYRTFPARSGFPKKMRESVWGGLLQNLPETLVPQLRRLKEQPSILLQPDEVPAVQDLIILLNQALTAYEELCQTRRVLDFSALEQAALNLLSDKNIPDLLWRLDRRLSHLLVDEFQDTSARQMELLCRLLTGWSGDLGRSLMVVGDPKQSIYGWRQARVELFFQTRRQKRLPCPEAPPFTTLTLSTNFRSTSTLIQWVNNVFGQTIMKAGERNGVEFSEAVAKPDAKQGDPPQLALFTAADRSLGRKQEANWLARQVSLKVKNIAAGESIGILLFTRRQLPAYLLACQNAGLSLRVREGLALYDSLAVQHLHNAVTALVHPHDDIAWAGLLQGFAGPQPLGFLAQVADYQEEFWSKKLEACAVSNDCPAEVRQWWRVCAEAGKMVGRAPLHEILAEWLSTAGGWERIAAWEGAAGVANARVYLDLLATAASCTPEATLARLTDLLTQAFQPADPRAKDSPVEVLTVHAAKGLEFDHVFLPSGDWQPLLTGKSDTPFLMEETSSAGGAVIALNCAYAGKEQSLLYHTLRDLAKQRLLSEARRLFYVAVTRAKKSLQISGVIKTDKAGNCQFPANSPLGWLRQHYPDGELYPGQKSIWQPPPLPVSVFQEISELLLPTGETKTPPLPYDLQPELLPYKMQFPSQLSGSEANNDSDQSNRFTSDEDTAGEEITLARLRGEIIHRLLETLSRGVPLPEPAAVASVLRSAGVSAEYALDLADEMLAEVKACRDDPFLAPLLDANLPVVRSEWLVEAWQDSATIRRGRLDRLVFDGYQWWLLDYKTSRPPVGIDWETFLASETDAYRPQLLAYRELAARFFQLASPEMIQPVLYFTANRRHIFL
- a CDS encoding SH3 domain-containing protein: MLRINLVKEMVPKLVVWGIALWLASSGIGYAQTYKITQSRQEIFSSPDFASPSVVTAPEGAELMVIQQAGEWYQVEYQGKKGWVHQQAFPSSRKFDLTTILRGRAVQETKTDEVALASKGFTPEVEAGYRQKHPTLNYALVDEVEKFGVTPNRLQAFIKEGGLQP
- a CDS encoding PD-(D/E)XK nuclease family protein, which translates into the protein MTIPGAAIKIFPTSAALQDFLLAQSPGALIIVPHMRLAYQVWRRQRLAARAAGRLAWEPLAMTTLSGWWHQLCQQLWLPVQPASYLQRMSCWLQAMAAAPPPEGVEADLAWAAALDEALDLIERYQIPPAAGAYGESALIAWRRPVIREFLDLLRQKGSITPAALPSYLLQALQSGSLSWPEKILLVGMETPAPVEQEWLTAVARKCPLIQLILVGREDTARYAITLPDRRQEMDWVAAKVLELADQEQIPLHRLAVTAPNLTEYLPELRRIWRELLGPGMTPEGCWCNFSLGDCLAETQIFHAALLPLRFRTYGELREDLAAWLLSPYYQEFSPQQAAILQWDLIWRRSRIAYDWPALRRAASEADRTGLEPALLSRLDRIISCLPLDPAPAGIWTKRLQAVWEQSGFPGRLSPLEERSYQHLQELLRDLTALEGSSELSGSTLIEWLNLGARQIDLPGEGTQEAGVQILGLLELRGLDFDAVFCMGLNMGVFPPPPRPLPLLTASERVLVLGGTYQGQQQFAEQAYRNLQAVAPRLICTRPLVQQEEEQTPSFLIDQTWRQETCSPLSRPHPAWLRSPAVRVVFQAPASGGAILNKELTSVKLPSEISLSALMTALACPCQFYFSVLLGLQELPEIDSGLPPPERGSALHQVLERFTRRFSQAIQESDHWNEAAALNCLQIVMEEFQSWAKADPHWQAELERWLAPEGGVLREWLQQERQHYENGWRWLVMEAPFAGLRLPDWPGSIRGRIDRIDWHKEQGLMLWDYKSGNVPKQRDLEEDRSQFQLPGYLLAVQHGLIPTLPRQQARAGIIGLKSSRQDHLRFEDYGLSAGDWRRLLSLKLAAVAKVGKKVQQGDFRPDPSLPPPGKGNSCTYCPFHLLCGYRPEDVAEEDE
- a CDS encoding M48 family metalloprotease; translated protein: MKRGFGKMVGLVLTSLCLYGCAQVIASIPGVPESIKPAADIAEKAGVKALEASREISDSEEYYLGRAVAARILSRYPLYKNQVLTAYVNEVGQTVARKSIRPQTYKGYHFAVLDSQEANSFACPGGIIFITRGMIKACANEDQLAAVLAHEVGHIANRDGIASISQARWTEVATTIGTEAAKQYGGSLGQMVSLFEGSIDDVFKTVIVNGYSRTAEENADREGVETLKRAGYNPQAMVAILTAMSTKGGTGGILGTHPDVKDRLANIKFIAQAAHTRMEPARSKRFKALKL